The Thermoanaerobacterium thermosaccharolyticum DSM 571 region GATAAGAAAGGAGATCTTCTTGCATTAAGACCCGATGTTACAACACAAGTTGCAAGGATAGCATCTACAAAATACAATGAATATCCTCTTAAATTTTGCTACATCGCTAATGTGTACAGATATGACAATCCACAAGTTGGCAGGATGAGGGAGTACACGCAAGCGGGAATAGAGCTTATTGGGAAAAATCATGAGTATTCTGATGCGGAATGTATATCTGTCGCGGTAGAAGCGCTGAAAAACATAGGCATAAAAGATTTTAAAGTTGACATAGGTCAGGCAGAGTTTTTTAAATCATTGCTGGATGATTTAGGATTAGCTCGGAATGAAGAACAGGTTTTAAAAGAATTGCTAGAGCAGAAAAATCAATCGGAGATAGAGTATTTTCTCAAAAACAATAATATAACGGGCCATAATTATGAATTAATAGTTAATCTGCCTCTGTTTTTTGGAGATATAGAGATAATAAAAAAAGCAAAAGATGTATATAAATTTGAAAAAGCTAATAGGACTTTAAATTATTTGGAAAGAGTCTATGATATTTTGAAAGACTTTGGGATGGACAAATATATAACATTTGATTTGGGCATGGTTCAAAGCATCGATTATTATACAGGACTCATATTCAGAATATTTGTAAAAGATTTGGGATACGCAATTTGCGCAGGAGGCAGGTACGATAATTTGCTTAAAAATTATGGGAAAGATTTGCCTGCAACTGGTTTTGCTATCAGCGTAGAGAGAGCTATGCTGGCGGTGCAAAATCAAAGCGAGAAATTCACTAAGAAGCCAAAAAGTGTAGCGGTACTTTGCAATGATAGTAGCAGAAAAGAAGCCTACCATATAGCATTGAAATTGAGAAATGAGGGGAATATAGCAGAGCTTGTAATCAAGGGTAATGAAGATTATCTAAAGAAAAAAAGATTTGATGAGATTATTAAGGTAGGTGTACAAGATGGATAGCATAACAGTTGCGCTGCCGAAAGGAAGAATGGCAGATAAATCTTTCGAAATTTTTGCGTCATGTGGTATATCAGAAAATATTCAAAATGAAATGTCGCGAAAGCTTTTTATATGTGATATTGAGAGAAATTTAAAGTTTATACTTGTTAAACCTACAGATGTGCCGACATATGTTGAACATGGAGCAGCTGATATAGGCGTTTGCGGAAAAGATGTGCTTTTAGAGCTTAAAAGGGATTGCTATGAAGTGCTTGATTTAGGATTTGGAAAGTGTAAAATGGTGGTCGCTGGTCCCACCAATAAGAAGAATACTTTTTTAAGCAACAAAAGAGTTGCAACGAAATTTCCTTCAATAGCTGAAGAATTTTATAAGAAAAAAGGAGAAAATGTAGAAATCATAAAGCTAAATGGCTCTGTCGAATTAGCTCCATTGGTAGGGTTATCTGAAGTGATTGTGGACATTGTAGAAACGGGTACAACGCTTAGAGAAAATGGGCTTACTGTATATGAAGAAATATTTCCATCAAGTGCAAGGCTTATTGTGAATAAAGCCAGCATGAAGACAAAAAGCGATAGAATAAAAGAGATAATATATAAATTAAAACAAGCTACAGAAAACAGTTAGATGAAGAGTCATAATAAGAGCACAAAAGCTACGGAATTATATGTTTGAAGGGATTGATGCTAAATGATAAAAATCTACGATTTTAGCAATTCGATTGATAATACAGTCATTAAAAATTTGACCAATAGATCAAAGCTTGAGAATAAAGATGTAGAGTCGACTGTGCCTGAAATAATTTATAATGTCAAGATGCATGGAGACAGAGCTTTATTTGATTATACATTAAAATACGATGGTATAGGAATAGATGATAAAAACATAATGGTTGAAAAAAGAGAGATAGATGATGCTTACAGCAAAGTAGATAAGGAATTTATAAGTGCTTTAAGGAATGCCATTAAAAATATTACAGAATATCATGAAAATCAAAGGCAAAAAACATGGTTAGATTTTAAAGGCGGTATAGTATACGGCCAAAAGATAAGGCCTTTAGAAAAAGTAGGCATATATGTGCCTGGTGGTACTGCTTCGTATCCTTCGTCTGTTTTGATGAATAGCATTCCTGCAAAAGTGGCAGGTGTTGATGAGATAGTAATGGTTACGCCAGTGAAAGCTGGATTAAATCCATTTGTGATTGTGGCAGCTAATGAAGTTGGAATCAACAAGATCTACAAAATAGGTGGTGCACAGGCAATTGCAGCATTAGCATTTGGTACCGAATCAATACCTAAAGTAGATAAAATAGTTGGGCCGGGAAATATATTTGTTGCCATGGCTAAAAGAGCTGTGTATGGGTATGTAGATATCGATATGGTGGCTGGGCCCAGCGAGGTTCTTATCGTGGCGGATGAAAGCGGAAATCCGACGTATTTAGCAGCGGATCTATTGTCGCAGGCTGAACATGATGCTATGGCGTCTGCTGTTCTCATTACTACTTCAAAGAGTATAGCAGAAAAAGTAGCAGAAGAGGTAAGTAGACAGACTTTATACCTTGAGAGAAAAGATATAATCAATAAATCGCTAGAAGATTATGGAGCAATAATCATTGTTAATAATTTGGAAGATGCTTTAAATATTGCAAATGAGATAGCGCCTGAGCATCTAGAGCTTGATATAAAGAATCCATTTGAGATGATTGGAATGGTGAAAAACGCAGGAGCTATCTTTCTAGGAGAGAATTCGCCGGAGCCTCTTGGAGATTATATTGCAGGTCCCAATCATGTGCTGCCTACAAGCGGGACATCAAGATTTTTCTCACCACTGTCTGTGGATGATTTCATAAAGAAGATGAGCATTTTATATTATGATGAAAATTCGCTAAAGAATGTATCAGATGATATTGTAAGATTGGCGGAAGCAGAAGGACTTACAGCACATGCCAACTCTATAAAAGTGAGGTTTAAAAGATGATCTATGATTTGTTGAGAGATGAGATAAAAGGATTTAAAAATTATGAAGTTTCAAATATCGAATGTAAATATAAAATGGATGCAAATGAAGTTCCATTCAGCCTTCCTGAATCCACGTTGGAAAACCTTCAAGAAATAGTGAAAAGCGCAAATGTCAATAGATATCCAGACCCTGTAAGCATAAAATTAAGAGATAAATTAGCAGAAAAATGCAGCGCATCAAAAGACAATATCTTAGTTGGAAACGGATCTGATGAAATTATACATATTATAATGAATGCATTTGTTTCTCCAGATGATTTTGTCGTATATCCAGTGCCTTCTTTCAGCATGTACAGAGTATATTCAGAGATAGCAGGTGCAAATAAAGTAGAAGTAAGTTTAGGCGAAGATTATCACTACGATGTAGGCGAATTTATAAAATCAATTAAGGAATATGATCCAAAGTTAGTGATTTTATGCAATCCTAATAATCCGACAGGTACTACAATTAGTAGGGATGATATAATAAAGATACTGGAAGTGAACAGAGGCATTACTGTTGTTGATGAGGCATACTATGAGTTTTTTGGAGAAACTGTAATTGATTTAATTAATAAATATAAGAATATGATAGTTTTAAGGACGCTTTCTAAAGCATACGGTCTTGCTGGACTGAGAGTGGGCTATGCAGTTTCAAATCCTGAGATGATAGGATGTCTCAATTTGGTCAAATCTCCGTATAATGTAAATAGCATTTCACAAGCAATTGCTTTAAGCGTGTTGGAAGCGGATACTGTGAAGGATAGAGTTGAATATATCAAAAATGAGAGAAAGTTTTTGATGGACGGATTAAGTAAAATAGATGGCTTGAAAGTTTACAATTCACAAGCTAACTTTCTACTCTTAAAGTTTGACGATGCTGATTATGTATATAATAAGCTTTTAGAAAAGGGCATACTTGTAAGAGATTTTTCAGGTGATAATGAGTTAAGCGGTACGCTTCGCGTGACTATTGGTACAAGAGAAGCAAACAGTTATTTTATAAAATGTATTAAGGAGATATTATCATGAGAGAAGCAGAAGTCAATAGGAAGACGGCGGAGACAGAAGTATACGTAAAGATTAATATCGACGGAGCTGGGAAATCTCATATCAATACAGGAATAGGATTTTTAGATCATATGTTAAATTTGTTTTCAAAGCATGGACTTTTTGATCTGCAGGTAGAAGCGAAGGGGGATTTATATGTAGACTCCCATCATACAGTGGAGGACATAGGGATAACATTAGGACAGGCATTTTTAAAAGCTCTTGGTGATAAAAAGTCCATTAAGCGTTACGGTTTGTCGTATGTTCCAATGGATGAGGCACTTATTAGAGCAGTTGTGGACATAAGTGGAAGGCCATACTTGTACTATGATTTGGAGCTTAAAATGCAGGTTTTGGGGAATTTTGAGACAGAAACAGTTGAAGATTTCTTTAGGGCATTTGCATATAATTCATATATTACCCTTCATATAGAACAACTTCATGGGAAAAATACCCATCATATAATAGAAGCAGCATTTAAGGCTCTTGGTCGCAGCTTAGATGAAGCAACTAAAATCGACGATAGAATTGAAGGCGTACCTTCTACAAAAGGCGTATTATGATTTAAAAGGTGGTGTAATTTTGATAGGCATTATAGATTACGGAATGGGCAACTTAAGGAGTGTTGAAAAGGCATTTCAGTATTTAGGATGTGAAGCAAAAATAATTGATGAAGTAAAAATGATAAGAGATGCTGATGCGCTTGTACTGCCAGGAGTAGGAGCTTTTCCAGATGCAATGGAATTATTAAATAAAAAAGGATTTTCAAACGCAATTAAAGAAGAAGTTAAAAAGGGAAAGCTTATCTTGGGTATATGTCTTGGCATGCAGCTTTTGTTTGATAAAAGCTATGAAGTAAAAGAAGTTGACGGTTTACATCTTCTAAAAGGAGAGATTAAAGAGATTAAGACGAATTTGAAAGTTCCGCATATAGGCTGGAATTCTCTTATAATAAGGAAAAATGTGCCTCTTTTGAAGAAAATAAAAAATGGGGATAATGTCTATTTTGTTCATTCTTATTACCTAACAAATGGGGATGAAGAAGATATTTGTGCTATAACTGAATATGGAATAGAAATACCTGCTGTTGTATGTAAAGACAATATATTTTCGTGCCAGTTCCACCCGGAAAAAAGCGGTGATGTTGGACTTCAAATATTAAAGAATTTTGCGGAATTGATCTAATTTATTGTGGAGGGATTTGATGATAATAATACCTGCTATAGATATTATTGACGGGAAATGTGTTAGGCTTACAATGGGTGATTATGAGACTAGTACAGTATATTTTCAAAATCCAGAAGATGCGGCAAAAATTTGGGGTGACTATGGAGCCAAAAGAATTCATGTTGTCGATTTGGACGGTGCTAAAGAAGGGCGCCTTGTAAATTCAAAATCTATAGAAAACATAAGAAAGTCTTTTTCCGGTGAAATTGAAGTCGGTGGCGGAATAAGGAATCTTGAAACAGCTAAACATCTATTTAATTTGGGTATAGACTATATAATACTAGGCAGCATAGCTGTTTATAATAAGAATTTTGTTAAAAGTCTTGTACTAGAGTATGGAGATAAGATAATTGTAGGAATTGATGCAAAGGATGGATATGTTGCTACGAAAGGCTGGCTTAGTAGAAGCAATATAAGGGATGATGCACTTGCATCAGACATGAAGGAAATAGGTATTGGTACGGTTATATATACCGATATTAGGAAAGACGGAATGATGGAAGGGCCAAACTTTGATTCCATCAAAAAAATTATTGAAACTCCTATAAATGTTATAGCATCTGGAGGTATTACAACTTTAGAAGATATATTAAAATTAAAAGAGATTGGAGCATATGGCGCAATAATCGGAAAGGCTCTGTATACAAATAAAATAGATCTAAAAGAAGTGTTGGAGGTTTTATAATGCTATCGAAGAGAATTATACCATGCCTCGATGTTAAAGACGGAAGAGTTGTAAAGGGCGTAAACTTTGTAAACCTCAAAGATGCTGGCGATCCTGTCGATGTGGCAGAGGAATACAACAGGGCAGGGGCTGATGAGATAGTTTTTCTTGATATAACAGCATCGTATGAGAAAAGAGATATAATGGTTGATGTTGTCAAAAGGACTTCAGAGAAGGTATTTATACCGCTAACTGTCGGGGGCGGTATACGCACTGTAGATGATTTTAGAAGGATATTGAGAGCCGGTGCAGACAAGATATCCATAAATTCCGAGGCGGTTAAAAATCCTGATTTAATTAAAGATGCGTCAAAAAAGTTTGGAAGCCAGTGTGTTGTGGTGGCGATAGATGCAAAGAGAAGAGATGATAATACAGGTTTTGATGTTTATATAAATGGTGGGCGTGTTAATACAGGATACGATGTCTTGGAATGGGCGAAAAAGGTGGAGAGCTTGGGAGCAGGTGAGATTTTGCTGACAAGCATGGATGCCGATGGCACAAAAAACGGTTATGATATAGAATTAACCCGTATGGTAGCTGAGAAGGTAAATATACCTGTAATTGCATCTGGTGGTGCAGGCAATAAAGAACACTTTAAAGAAGTATTGACAGAGGCAAAAGCAGATGCAGCATTGGCAGCATCCCTATTTCACTACGGAGAGCTTAAGATAAGTGAGCTTAAAAGTTATCTGAAAGAGAATCATGTACCCGTCAGAATAATAAAATGAAAGGAATTGTGTGTATGAATATAGATGATTTAAAATTCGATGAAAAGGGCCTCATACCTGCTATAGTACAGGATCATAAGACTAAAGAAGTTCTTATGATGGCCTATATGAATAGGGAAAGCCTTGAAAAAAGCTTGGAAAACAAAGAGACGTATTTTTTTTCAAGAAGCAGACAAAGCTTGTGGCACAAAGGGGAGACATCAGGCAATGTGCAGCACATTAAAGCCATTAAGTACGACTGTGATGGTGATACGCTTCTGGTAGAGGTGGAACCTGAAGGGCCTGCATGTCATACTGGTAACAACAGCTGTTTTTATAGAGATATTATAAATGATTATGATGAGAATGAAGAAAGGGAGTCAATTCTTAGTAACCTCTACAGAAGAATAGAAAGCAGAAAAGAAAATCCAGTAACAGGATCCTATACAAATTATCTTTTTGAAAAAGGGTTAAATAAAATTTTGAAAAAGATAGGAGAAGAAAATGCTGAAATAATAATTGCTTCAAAAGAAGACTCAAAAGAAGAAGTTGTATATGAAATTGCAGATTACATCTATCACCTGATGGTTTTAATGGTAGAAAAAGGAATAAATCTTAATGACGTATATAAAGAAATTTCAAAAAGATATTATAAAACGGAAGAATTCAGGGAACAGCATAAAAAGCGAAAAGAGACAAAGTAAGTAAAAAAATAGCAAGAAGACCTTGCTATTTTTTCTCAAGTTTATACATATTCCACGGTATTTTATCTATCAATCTATTTTTATATATTGAATCGGCACCCATAAATATATAATTTAGGTTTTGAGTATTCGGTATATTCATTTTTATCCATACTATATTTTTATTAAATATTGGATTTGAAATTGGAATGTTATAGATGGAATTTTTTGCTTTTTTGTACTCGTACAGTTTACCTCCTACCAATCCAATATCTATTCTTTTTATACTACCTTTGTAAAATAATCTCATCTCTAAATGATATATTACTTTTTTTGATATTGGTGCCAGAGATTGCATTCCTACATACAGCTCATTGCCTTTATAACAAAATGCGGCCAATTCTGTAAGATCAGCACTTCTATAAATTTCCTGGTTTAATATGCCGCCGGCAGGTATCTTTATCAATGTGTATGGCAGTCCTTGTTGCTTAAAATCAGGCAGCGCCTCAACGTTTGGTATTATCAATACAGGCTTAGTTCCAAAAAGTTCATTTTCCCGAATAAATCCCATTAAAAATGGCTCCATTACAGCTATTTGTGTCTTATACTTTCTAATAGCAAGCTCCTTTTTTTGGATTTCGCTTGATCTTAGCTTAAATATTTGCCATTTCGTATTACTGTCGGCCATGTCGACTGGTGGAAGCAATGGTTTGCTGGGTTCTAAAAGCCACGGAACGGGCCATTGAGGATGATGTACTAAGAACATGTGCTGTCTCACATTTAGGTTCATTGCAGTTATTGCATATCTTACAAAATTGCTGACAGCCCAATGGTCTGGGTGAATATCATCAGCTAGTGGATAGTATATATCTGTGGGATTAAAAGATTTTATGATTTCTTGTATGGAATTTTCTAAATTGCTTCCTGTGTATGCAATACCGGGTTTATACACATTTTTGTATGGAGAGTATGCTGCCTGAGTACCGCCGCTTACTCTAGGACGCGTATTATCCCAGAAGTCGCTCCATAGAAATCTTGTGCTGCCGTCAGCAAAGCCAAGGAAAATCACGTCGCTTTTCGGCAGACCCAATTCAGACATTGCAGCGATGCTTTCGCTTTGTCTTTGGATTCCCAACTTATAAAAATCTGCTGGTGTTGGATTGACGTGTCCTGTATACACTGCAGCAGCCTTTTTGTAGCTGTCCCCGTTTGTTACAATTACTACTTTGACAGGAATCTTTTGGCTTATAGCTCTTTGAATCACGCCGGCCATTCCCAAAGATTCATCGTCTGGGTGTGGTACGATCACAAGTATTCGCTGGCCAGGGTTGTCAAATTCGGGTTCTGGTTTTTTTTCAGTAAGGTTTGCAAAAGTTGCTTTTAAATTCATTACATATGATACCAATAATGCCAATATAATTATAAAAGCTATAAAAAATTTCTTCCTTTTCATTGTTTTACCCCTCCAATTATGTCATAATTGTAGCATATATTTATTAATAATTTGTTACAAAATAAAAATTTAATGTAATATATTTTATGTAATGTATAACCAATAGCGTAAAATATTAATTAGGTAAAGTTTATTAAAGGAGGTAAATTTATGATTGTTGATTTTCACTGTGATACGCTTTATTTGATACAAAAGGACAATAGAGACATAACAAAGAAAAATGATAAAGGTCATATAGATTTGATTAGACTAGATGAAGGAATGGTACATCTTCAAGTTTTTGCCACATTTATTGAGCCTGAATACGTGAGAAAAGATGCGGCAACTAAAACATTAAAAATGATTGACAAACTATATCAATTGATGGAGAAAACAGATAAGATTAAATTGATCTTAAGTGGAAAGGATGTGGAAGAAGCAAAAAATGAAAGCAAGATAGGTGCGTTGTTGTCAATAGAGGGTGGTGAAGCATTAGAAGGAGATTTAGCGCTTTTAAGGATGTTTTATAAGCTTGGAGTAAGAGCTATGACCCTTACGTGGAGTTTAAGAAATGATTTAGGCGACGGCATTTTAGGAAGCAGCGATTATGGACTTACATCATTTGGAAAAGATGTTATAAAGGAAATGAATAGATTAGGCATGATTGTAGATGTCTCCCATCTCAATGAAAGAGGATTTTGGGATGCTATAAATATATGCGAGAAGCCTCTTATTGCATCACACTCAGACTGCAAAGCACTTTGTCGCCATCCTAGAAACTTAAGCGATGAGCAGATAAAAGCGATAGCTGATAAAGGTGGTGTTATCGGCATAAACTTTTGTCCAAACTTTCTAAGAGACGATGATAATGCATCAATAGAGGATGTCTTGGATCACATAGAGCATATTGTTAATTTGGTAGGTATAAACCATGTTGGGTTTGGATCAGACTTTGATGGAATCGAAAAGACGCCTCTTGGCCTCGATGATGTGGCAAGCTTTCCTAAGATTTTAGATGGCTTAAAGAAAAGAGGTTTTAGCGATGATGAGATAAACTCCATATCACATGATAACTTTGAGAGGATTATAAAAGAAATTTTATCGTAATAATTCATATATTTTATTGAAATTTGGCATAAAAAATAGCCCCGATAATTTAATTGGGGCTTGCATATGTTAAAGGGGGAGTCATTGTTTTGACCAAGAATACATTATACATTTAATTCAAATAAAAATCAAGAGCATATTAAAAAATTATTTAACATGTGAAATTTATCCATTAAATAAATTTTTAGTATAATGAATTGGTTATAAATTTAAAACTTGTGTCAACTTTTATACATTTTTGTTGAAGAATTTGATTTCAATATTTATAATAAAAATATAGTACTTTATTGTAGTAGAGTGAAAATAAAAAACTGGAGGTAAGGTAATGAATATCGATGTTATAAGAGAGACTGATCCAGAAATAGCCGATGCTATTGTAAAGGAGATTGAAAGGCAGAAAAATAAAATTGAGCTGATAGCTTCTGAAAACTTCGTAAGCGAGGCAGTTATGGAAGCCATGGGCTCACCCCTAACAAACAAGTACGCTGAAGGTTATCCTGGTAAGCGTTATTATGGTGGCTGTGAATTTGTGGATGTTGTAGAGGACTTGGCAAGAGAAAGGCTTAAGAAGTTATTCGGTGCAGAACATGCCAACGTGCAGCCGCATTCAGGTGCTCAGGCCAACATGGCGGCGTATTTTGCATTGATAAAACCGGGTGATACAATATTAGGCATGAATTTAGCCCACGGCGGTCATTTGACCCATGGCAGCAAGGTAAACTTTTCTGGCAAACTTTACAATATAATACCATATGGTGTGAGAGAAGACACAGGATTTATAGATTATGAGGAGCTCGAAAGGCTTGCTAAAGAGTACAGGCCAAAGCTTATTGTTGCCGGTGCAAGTGCATATCCAAGGATAATAGATTTTAAAAAGTTTAAAGAAATTGCAGATTCAGTAGGAGCGTATCTTATGGTGGATATGGCTCATATAGCTGGGCTTGTTGCGGCAGGTCTTCATCCAAATCCTGTTGATTATTCAGATGTTGTTACATCGACTACACATAAGACATTGCGCGGTCCCAGAGGCGGAATAATACTGTCAAAAGAAGTTCATGCTAAAGCAATCGATAAATCGGTTTTTCCTGGTGTACAGGGAGGACCACTTATGCACGTTATTGCTGCGAAGGCTGTATGCTTTAATGAAGCATTGAAACCTGAGTTTAAAGAATATCAAAAGAGGATAGTAAAGAATGCCAAGGCATTGGCAGAAGGTTTGTTGGATAGAAAGGTAAATTTAGTCTCAGGCGGCACAGACAATCATCTGATGCTTCTTGACCTAAGAGGTACAGGTGTTACTGGTAAAGACTTGGAAAGGCGCCTTGATTACGTCGGCATAACAGCCAATAAAAATGCCATACCAAATGATCCATTAGGTCCTAATGTTACATCAGGTTTAAGGCTTGGTACTCCTGCAGTTACTACAAGAGGTATGAACGAAAATGATATGGATGAAATTGCTGATATAATATATAATGTGTTAAAAGATGAAAATTATGTTGATACTGCTAAAAGCAGAGTCAAGAAGCTACTTGACAAATATCCTCTTTATGAATAAGCCTGCATTTGTAGGCTTTTTTTGTTATTGTTGTTTTTGAGGCTTTTTTATAAATGATAATATTAATACTATAAGCGGAATGATTATCTGCAGAGGAACGTGTATGTATACTGTAGTCAATTTAAGCCCTATCAATATATGTAGAGGGTACGAATCGGCTATTATAATGGATAAGGCGTATATGATAGTGCCGACAGGTAAAAGCAAAAATTTATATTCTTTTAAATCAAATATTGATTGTAGTGTCTTTATTGCGGCATATGTAAAGACTGTGATTTTTACGACGCCGCCTATTACGATTTCTACAGCGTAAAAAGGATCTAGATTTCTAAAAGAGCCAAACTTCATAATTAATACCAATTGATAAAAAGGGAAATTTGACCTTGCGGCTTCTGCAACTCCAAGTGATGTTATGATTTCCACTGTATTTATCGTAAGCCAAAGCCCTGTAGCAGCAACCAGAGCCATACAGTATTTGTTTAGATCTTTTTTTAAATGTATCTCAGGAAAAATCATCATAAAAGTGATGAGTTCGCCGTATGGGAATGTAAGTATTTGTGGGAATGCTGCTTTAATAACAGGTGCTAAGCCATTGTTCAATATCGGCATTAATTTTTTGATGCTTATGCCAGTCACGTTAAATACGCCAAAAAATTGTATAATAGCTAAGAATATAAAAGTTGGCAGCAGTATATGAGCAGATTTTATTGTAACGCTGATGTCAAACATAAGGTAATACAGCACAACAATTAATATTGCTATTGAAATAGCGGATATAGGTGTTTCTTTGTATATTGTGCCGACGTTCAGCTCATCAAAATCCCTTGTAACACGGGCAGCAATATATAAAAAGTATATAGCGTAGATTGCTGAAAGAGCTTTACCTAAAATCTTGCCAAATGCTGCTTCAAGTATTTGTGGAAGATTTGCATTGTACTTTTTAAATAAAACAACATACATGTACACGAGTGGAAATGCAGCTATTGTAGCAATTATCATGGCTATCCATGCATCTTGTTTTGCTGATATACCTAATACGAACAATATTGCACTCCCTAATTCAAACACTAACATAGCAGAAAAAAGTTCTGTGTATGTTATTTTCTTCATTTGTTTCACATCCTGGCATACAATTCTTATTATTATATTATGGATATTTTAATATTTTAG contains the following coding sequences:
- the glyA gene encoding serine hydroxymethyltransferase codes for the protein MNIDVIRETDPEIADAIVKEIERQKNKIELIASENFVSEAVMEAMGSPLTNKYAEGYPGKRYYGGCEFVDVVEDLARERLKKLFGAEHANVQPHSGAQANMAAYFALIKPGDTILGMNLAHGGHLTHGSKVNFSGKLYNIIPYGVREDTGFIDYEELERLAKEYRPKLIVAGASAYPRIIDFKKFKEIADSVGAYLMVDMAHIAGLVAAGLHPNPVDYSDVVTSTTHKTLRGPRGGIILSKEVHAKAIDKSVFPGVQGGPLMHVIAAKAVCFNEALKPEFKEYQKRIVKNAKALAEGLLDRKVNLVSGGTDNHLMLLDLRGTGVTGKDLERRLDYVGITANKNAIPNDPLGPNVTSGLRLGTPAVTTRGMNENDMDEIADIIYNVLKDENYVDTAKSRVKKLLDKYPLYE
- a CDS encoding PIG-L deacetylase family protein, with translation MKRKKFFIAFIIILALLVSYVMNLKATFANLTEKKPEPEFDNPGQRILVIVPHPDDESLGMAGVIQRAISQKIPVKVVIVTNGDSYKKAAAVYTGHVNPTPADFYKLGIQRQSESIAAMSELGLPKSDVIFLGFADGSTRFLWSDFWDNTRPRVSGGTQAAYSPYKNVYKPGIAYTGSNLENSIQEIIKSFNPTDIYYPLADDIHPDHWAVSNFVRYAITAMNLNVRQHMFLVHHPQWPVPWLLEPSKPLLPPVDMADSNTKWQIFKLRSSEIQKKELAIRKYKTQIAVMEPFLMGFIRENELFGTKPVLIIPNVEALPDFKQQGLPYTLIKIPAGGILNQEIYRSADLTELAAFCYKGNELYVGMQSLAPISKKVIYHLEMRLFYKGSIKRIDIGLVGGKLYEYKKAKNSIYNIPISNPIFNKNIVWIKMNIPNTQNLNYIFMGADSIYKNRLIDKIPWNMYKLEKK
- a CDS encoding dipeptidase; its protein translation is MIVDFHCDTLYLIQKDNRDITKKNDKGHIDLIRLDEGMVHLQVFATFIEPEYVRKDAATKTLKMIDKLYQLMEKTDKIKLILSGKDVEEAKNESKIGALLSIEGGEALEGDLALLRMFYKLGVRAMTLTWSLRNDLGDGILGSSDYGLTSFGKDVIKEMNRLGMIVDVSHLNERGFWDAINICEKPLIASHSDCKALCRHPRNLSDEQIKAIADKGGVIGINFCPNFLRDDDNASIEDVLDHIEHIVNLVGINHVGFGSDFDGIEKTPLGLDDVASFPKILDGLKKRGFSDDEINSISHDNFERIIKEILS
- a CDS encoding GerAB/ArcD/ProY family transporter, which codes for MKKITYTELFSAMLVFELGSAILFVLGISAKQDAWIAMIIATIAAFPLVYMYVVLFKKYNANLPQILEAAFGKILGKALSAIYAIYFLYIAARVTRDFDELNVGTIYKETPISAISIAILIVVLYYLMFDISVTIKSAHILLPTFIFLAIIQFFGVFNVTGISIKKLMPILNNGLAPVIKAAFPQILTFPYGELITFMMIFPEIHLKKDLNKYCMALVAATGLWLTINTVEIITSLGVAEAARSNFPFYQLVLIMKFGSFRNLDPFYAVEIVIGGVVKITVFTYAAIKTLQSIFDLKEYKFLLLPVGTIIYALSIIIADSYPLHILIGLKLTTVYIHVPLQIIIPLIVLILSFIKKPQKQQ